The Ischnura elegans chromosome 9, ioIscEleg1.1, whole genome shotgun sequence genome includes the window CAATCAGTTTTATTCAATACCGGAAGAGTAATCGCTTAGTCCAGCTTTAATGAATGGAACTCTTTAGTCTGGAGTTACATGTTTATCAAAAGCAGATGCtgatgcatgcattagtaacgtTGACTCCCCTGGTGATTTGAAAGGATTGATTCCTGGTTCCCTCAACATATTGggctcattcattatttttttgcagattttgattgagtttgaaaaattaagagactCTTACTTTTTCCTTTTTCGACCCATCGCCAACTTCtcaaggtatggtatttggaggaggcgagtgacaactaaggtcatttgcgccatgagggaaggttcgggaaggaagggtggagcagagccggccttagggcggggcgaccggggcgactgccccgggccccgcgctttggggagcccagcgttcgtgaaaaaaaattaaaatatacgatagtttgaaaacgcaatttcaactattactgtattgttaagtccgtactagacaaaaaataatattatgaaaaaggaataataatgcaaaatgaatagtaatttaaagtaaaaagtgcactatttatgtttatttcacgttataattttatgaataaatataattataaattttatttgtattatactattttgaactcaactgcgtgatggtatcataacggcgtactcacgaagtctgaatttgggaggggaacacatacttagccagagagtggtagggattcaaaatgctcgagtttgtagatggggtatagagtttaatattttaagtgaagggccctgcactgaaggttcgcccctagccccgcacctgctagtgCCGTCCctggggtggagagaaacccggcatcggcgttagcctgctcttaacgaaagccacctaggggaccacagcttaacgtcccatccgacggacggagtgttgtccttgaaatgttctccacactacattcaagcagggaccaggtagtctctgaaatttctctgccactgctgggatttaaacccgagcccacggggtgggaaaccaAAACTCTAaccacaacaccaacccgatccccaccaaCTTCTCAAGCTATTTGCAAGATGATGATACAATTGAATATTCAAGCCTAAAGATGCTCCATGACTGTCAAATTTTTGATTGGCATATGTTATCCCGAATCAAGGAGCCCATCATCACGTAATTGAGGTATGTACTTTCACATAACATTTTTGAAGTTTACCTTCCTGCTTTCATTCCGCCAGTACAGCTTATTCTTAGCAACCAATCTTAAATCTTTACTCTCTGAAAAAACCATCAATTAAAGCAATACCTAGCTCATTTCCCCTAACAAGAAGACTCATCATACTGTCACTTTTATTTATGGTCTTCACTGACTCACCATTTCACAGAACAGTCTCCACTCACCTTTATTTCAGTTTCCTCAAGCAGAGGATCAGGtcttctaaaatttaaaaaccatATGTTTTTGGATCAAGGTTgaatcataaattaaataaagttgttttcaaatatttattactgacATCTAGTTAGTAAGTTTACattcaatcattttccttcacaaaaagattttttgctgaaaatagcAACAGAAAATCAATCCATTATTTTTCCGTAGATAAAAGTACTAAAATCAGGCACCATGGCCTTTTATATCACTGGGTCCTAGGTGTTAGCCCTTAATTTAATCTGTAtcaataaatacaaacaattaagaatttcacaaaaatacatgACAGAGTTTTGCCTTAGTTGATATTACTAATGCTTTACAATTGAATATCACAGGCAGAGGTAATACTTGGTGTTGTGCCCaaacttttgatgaaattgtaATTTCATGAGTGAATTTCAGATACTAGCTAAGTACACATTTACTATTTTAAGGACACAAAACAATCAATTAAGTGGGTATTCTAAATGCCTTAGTTAAGTTTATTTAAGACTCAAAATACTTAAACTAATTTGACTATGATATGAGAAAATGTTCTTAGGAAGGGATGTTCCTTCCGTTTCGATGCCTTTTAATTAATAGTTCAAGGTTAAGTTCTGATTTTCCTAGCCAAAAGAACTAAAGGAAGTGCACAGGAAACCTTTACAATATCACTAAAACTTCAAGCTAAGATTGGATGTTATGAGTTCTCTCATAGTCATCACCATGCTTTTTTTTCTGCAAGGAACAAGcaaattcatacattttcataggtgcaataatatttttaataatgccaTAGTTTATGGCTTAGTGCCTTAAAATAATGCCACATTAAACATGGAGCAATGATTTCACATTTCTGCAATTCTCAAATATTGAAAACTTCCTGTTACTTGTCTTGTGATTACTAAGTGGATTCCCTTCAAATAGTTACGTCACAAGTGTAGATTTGAATCATTAAAGTAATGATTAAACCTTTTTGGGTTAATACCCAGTCCGCATCTATGATGATATAGCAACGTTATGTTTCAAAACAGACTTCAATGAATAAATACATCACAATGAAGGTGCTCACAGGAACTTGAACATTTATGTGTGTGAATTGATTTCTTCCACAAATCTCATATTCATCTACTCCCACTGAAAATTGCGCCACCCAGGGGCCCCTGGGTGTTGATATCAATGGCACCGTCTTCAGCGGTCAAAGTCTGCAATGGATTTGATGAGGCTTGGCCTGTAGGATGTCGGCAGGGGTGTCGGAGGAGGCGGGAAATGCTGAGGATGACGGGAACAGCAAGGAGGGCGTATCCCCCTGGGACAGCGCCTCGTGGCTATCCTCTGGGTTGGCAGGCCTGAGAAACCCCTCACGTAGGTGTACGTGGGAGGGGTTCTCAAGATCCTCTTCCTTGATGATGACGAGGAAGAGTTGGACTGATTATTGGCAATCAGCGGCGCCGACTTCTGCTTCTTGTGGTGCACAGGACGAAGGGTCCGCACGTCCTCCTGGAGCACGTTGCCGCTGGAGCTGGAGTTGGAGCTGGAAGAGCTGGAGGAGCTCGATGAGCTGGAAGAGCTGCTGCTGCTCGTCCCGTCCCCATCCGTGCAGGATGTGCAACGGCTGTCGTCCTCTACGCCTCCTCCGCCCCCGTTGCCATTGCCCCCTGAGTAAAGGGAGAGGGATTGCAGGACCTTGCGGAGGGAAGCCGAGGCAGACTCCCTGcgtcggtggtggtggtggtggtgatggtgccTGTGGCCGCCCCCGCCCCCCGACGAGGAGGAACCGGAGGAGGAGCTCTCGCCCCCGCTGCCCCCGTTGGGGGACGTCGGGGGCTGCTGCTCCCCTCCCGCCTCCTTGCCGCCGCCGCCACCACGCCTCCCGTAACCTCCGCCACCGCCTCCGGACGTGGGCGAGCAGGACTCGGAGGAGAGCGGACTGCTTCGGCGGAAGTCGAGCAGCTTTGCGAGGTGCGCGGAGACGGAGGACTGCCTGGGGGAGTTGCCTCCGCGACTCCGGCGCCATCCCCGcctctcctcctccgcctcccgcTCCTCCGCCTCCttctcgtcctcctcctcctcgctgtCGCCTTCCGCCTCCTCGTCGTCACCGTCACGACACTCGTCTGCTTCCTCCTCGCGttccgcctcctcctccgcctcctgctgctgttgctgttgttgcttCTGCTCCTGCTGCTCCTGGACCTTGCGTCGCAGGGTCCGCGTCACCTCGGCGAGGTCGCCGCCGGAGGCGAGGGCTGCCGCCGCCGCTGCTGCCGCGGCCAAGGTGGCCGCAGCGGCGTGTCGGCTGTTGGCGCCGCCCCCGTTGGATAGGAGGAGGACGTCGACGGAGCCGGAGCGGTCCCGGAGTCGGCGGCCGAGGGCCCGGAGGATGTGGGTGCTGCTGCCGCCGGCCGGCCGGTGGGCCCGCCACTCCCCGCTGTCACCCATGTCAGTGGTTGAGCGGCGCGAGTGGGAAAAGTCCGCGCCAAAGAAACTACCGAGATTAATCACAAAAGTGTTCTCGTCTAATCTCTTCGATCTATTTATTTTGTCTATGCACCTCTGGCGCGCGCACGAAAATGCAGTGaggcttttctttttctttaaatctACCTCTCGTACAACTACTTTTTTGTGCGTGCAAAGATATTCAGTCTCACAACAAGATCAATATTCAatctcttataaatttttttttgttttagtgtCTGTTTCTATTGGAGCGACACAGTTATTTTTCTGAACAGTCTCAGATGATCTCTTAAGCTTTACTGAGCTCAATGATTAGCGTATATATGTTTTCTCTCtattttgaagcgacacaaatttttttctgaatagcGTAATCAAATTTTGCTTTTCTCCTTTATAGTTCTCTTTACTTTGTGAAGTATCAAGAAAAAGCTTTATTTGATCAAGCAGAAAAAAAACTGAGTGACGCTACTTACGGAGACTTCCTCTGACGCGGGGGGTTTCGTGGATTTAGACGACACGGGTCTGAAAACTCCGCATCAGCGCCAATGGATACTTCTCGCTGGGAAGACCTTGGGTCACACGCTCGCAGAAGATGAACAAGCAGAGGATTCGCCGCTTCAGTGTGGCCGTGGATTCGGCGTGGATCTTCTCCGCGACGCTGGAATTGACCGACAACTTTTTGATCACGAAGATGTTCTTGTTCATGGGTCCGTCGCCTGGGTTTCAGCGGGAAACTCCGTTGAAGTTGCGCGGGCAGACGGGCGCAGCGGTGCTGTAGCTTGGAAAGCCGGAGATGATGATCCAAAAAGGACTAATCATTCGCTGGACGAAATGTAGAATATCAATCAGCTCCAAAGCTTAGGGAAGATACTTCTTGGATGCACTTTGTTCTGCAGTCGATGAGAAGTTTGAATGTTTGTGATAGAAAAAATTCTCCGAAACTCGAGTAAACAACGGTTTAAAATATTTCGAGGGCACAGTTTAAAATATTTCGATGGCGAATCTTCAGCAGCCGGCAGGAATAACGATAATCATTTTCTCCGGAAAAACCAGAAGAATTTGACAGTTTCCTAGAAAACGAGGATCTCCTGCTTCATGAAGTTCACTTGCACCCAACTTGTAACTTGCCTACCGCTCGTCACGACTGACTGTAACGGACTGAACACCGGTGATCGCGGGGATGCGAATTTATGGGTTAGCCGTCCGCGGTGCGGGGAGAGGTATTTTCCCCGCGGCGCCGTCGGAGTCTGCGCCCGGTTAGCGGATGCCCCGCTGCCCGCTCTTTCGGGAAACGCGGGAGAAACAGGTGGTCGCCGGCATAGGGGGTGGGGGATCGGGATCTGGTGGTGGGGGTAATAAACACAGGGGAACACAATGGGATATCCCAAACGGTCCGCGCCGGCGGCGGACCGCCGGACAAAGCGACGTCTGCTCCGACTTCATTCCGGTCCCTTGGGCAACAATGACGACTTGGTTATTTGCGGCCACGAGCCAGGGATATCTCTCTATAATCCTCGTTTTCACCCTCACAAGCGGAACTATTAATGCGTCGCTAGGAAACACACCAGAACGTAAACATATATCTGCTCGCGAGTTATATGGGGTGATCGAGGAAGCGCCCTAGCATCGAGGTTACTGTCGGAAACAACTGTTTCCCAAAGCTGAAATGACCGCCGCAGATATATCAATCGTAGATATTAATACACTCAGCCGGGAATGGTGTAAATTGAGAACAAAACATGGAGGAAGTTAGAGCGACGGACTGCGATGGCCTTTTTTTGTACTAAAATCGACTGCTTCTGATCATCGAGTTGCTATTATTGACCATGTCGAACGCAGGCTTCGGTTTATCTGCCGGCGCAAATATCGGTCTTCGACAGAGATGGTATTGAAATAACACGCCATTATTTAAAAGCGCAGCAAAAAATGAGCGACAAAATATAACCAGTCTGTTTTGATCCTCCGAAGCCAATAATATCTTGTTTATCAATCGTTCGATAATGATATGTGAATGTGGAGAAAAATTAAGGCGTCTCAAGTTTCGACACGACAGTAAAATTACACATTACAAAATTAACCACTGTGTTTGTGCAATAATAGTTGTTATCATAAAAAACTGAGCAGGAAGAGCAATATCGTTTCtgaaatacattttcatgcacCAAAAATTTTTGTATTCTCATAACCTCTGCATTATTGATATCCTAGTCAGCATTTGCTTCCTATTATCGATATGTTTCCCATGTGGAATTTTTGCATGGCACTATCTCCAGAAGAGTAAAAGACCGTGCAGATGACACAACCTTCTTTAAATACTTATAGACAGTTCTATACATTATAATCACATAGAAATAGTGATGAGTTTTTAGAagcataaatgattcaatatatacatagttcaattaatttttaaacgagaATAATATGGTATAACAGAAACATAGATCACTTAACTTTCTCTTTAAATTTTGATGTTTTGAGTCAATGAATATAATCAATTATACTCGTTCATCCATAGATATCAAACAAAATACGCAtcgaatgataaaataaaatgttcaagGTATACTGTATATACATGTTGTTTATTTCCAATTCCCCATAGCCTAATTTACGTGTAGCCAAATTTAACTGTCATTCGTTATATCGCTTACTATTACCTGCACTAGGAAGAAGACTTGGAAATCCGGAGTTAGAtatcttaataaaataataattatgcgattttccaaatattttaaaatatagtgaAATTCGACCAGGGACTAGTCCTTTGTTGACAGCATAAAAATGAGCAATAACTATCCATGCGGGATACTTGGATTTGAAACGTTTTCATGACGAATAAAATGtggcagaaaataaaatatgaaagattttaataaaatctccAGGAATCTAAGCTATTCCGCTGTTTCACAGAATAAACGTAGGAATAAAATTGTGAATTCAATAGGGGCGaccattatataattttttattccgatATCCAAGGTCTTTTGctcagatattattttcattggtgTACGGTAAAATGAAAGATTCTTGTTCTCTACATGGAATTCGGgctagctgcgtcgaagttgctTTCAAGAAGACGTTTCATGGGTTATGCTGGCTACATCTTCAGATCATGTGTGAGTGACTCAAAAGGAATGTCCCTCAAGTGTCACGAAGAGAtcttgttcaaattttgctaagtgacaggaaatggatacccatgagtAAGGGACAAGCAAAAGGTGGGGtaattttatagccaaaagtggagttatttttttttacaaaagcgatgttattttgccctgaaatcggtgttattttaacgtcATAATAATTGATGTTGAGAGGCATGCtttcagtggcccacccattgccctagaTTTAAGATATTATTAACCGAGGATAATTTAAGCAATTATATACATGGATTATTgcctgaattcacctattttacatattttatccttcgcgtatccATATATCCAACTTACATAGaagagaaattacttttgaatgtctctaatttccaatgaaatattgctattgtgatcaagttgtcttCTTTTAGATTTATTCTCTTATTTGTAAACACAGTGCTATATCAGGAAAAAATCTTTCCGTGTCCACATTTGCAGAGGCAGGGAGGCAGCCAGGAAGtacggctggggggggggggggtttagatgcaactaataccggggtgtttgggggtgtggaatacccaccaggataagcgttaggtgcgagattaataaattgcggaattttaagataaatggttcaaaatggtgggttttacggctttctgacggatattttattaatccttacgctattctatcagtaatatcaatccaattaagtaaaatggattaaacttaagcagttctctgagctctggggggggggttaacccccaaaagccccccacctcgctgcgccactgtgcagAGGGGATCCAAAtagcttaaaggcacttagatgcaaactATATCCCAGacaatttgagctcctggattgctttaattatatccactgaCCCTCGAGAATTtagcttttgtagtaatttctgtaattctcccaaccccaacatctacttctctgtctccattgattcgagggcatgaattttttgtctttaagtcagggttcacGTCTGTACTCAAAACTTcatggggatcaaaaactgagatctttcctagtacctatttttctgcttatgtTCTACCgcaagagaactaagtttggtcgATGCCTTtttagccatctgcataggtattgactttacagcagctgctttagaggtcgtcatgttttgcaaatgtaataagtggttttatcgaaaaaagaactcttataaattttttggaGATTCATTTataacttccttaactctttcgAGAGGGTGGAGTTCTTTCCTTAGCTTGAATTGAGGACTGAGCTCCATGAGACTCTTTGGttccctctgtatggagcatttatgttagacatttgttaagaaaggtcttgcgGATAATCACGCACGAAAATTAATGAGCGTTGGTGGCTGAAACAAGAACTACATCGCAAGGATATGCATTTTGTATCATctagaaaattttgaacgagatctaaaaatttgaacgagatttaaaattgtaattaaataataacatttgaaaattttcaagaaaaaccaaaaatattgaaaacttgatatcggatttcattaaagcggtctcgaaaacatatatatatatgaatatttaagGGTTGATGGTAGAAGTTTTGGGCTTTTGTCCGTCTATAGTTGGGTTGGAAACAACTATTCGACGCAGCTAACTCGAAAATCATGGAGCGAATTGCAATCCAGcgctgcgaaagcctcaagcagaaagATTCTTCTTCAGAATAATAGGCAATCCTCCTCACCTTCCGACAagcaataaaattaagaaatcaaGAAATTTTGGGCCATTTCGATACAAGGCAAGTGCAAAAGGGCGTTGGACCTTAATTTTGGAACGTACGAGAATTATAAGGAAGTAAGCTAAATGTACGTACTTGAAAATAAGTGAGGGTTGATTAAGGTTAGAACCTAAAAAACCATGACAAAAAAGTGTAACATACACAGGGTATGCGATATAGTTAAACTTTAAAAACTTTTACTTTAAACTAGCTCTTTTAGACGCAGGAATTTATAAGGTAATGCTGGAGCGGTAACCGTATTTCCAATTAACACCCATGAATTACAGAATCTAATACTATATTAGTTATTATGACTGCTTCTTGAATTTTAAGTGAGTAATATGACGCTATTTTCAATCGTTAGAACATCCATCACGCTAGAAAATATAAGGTCAAGCTAACCTCTCGAATTACTGACTATATCCTCATAAAGGAGAAAGGAAAGCTGAGCCTCCTCAGcaagaacattttaaaatcacgAACAGAGTTCTGGAGTGCATTTGCTTCACAGACTGTCTGTGTTCCATCTGGTAAATTTCCCAAAATTAGAATTGATTCATGAtacagatgaaaaaatattttgctttataaaataaagattttatgggctatcgaaaataattttcatatttcatctgTGGAAGGTGTGATATAGTGTGTGACTTGCTTACAGTAATTTTAGAAGAATTTcttatttaccattttaatgtTGCTATCACTTACTTGtaataaactttattatttttggacGACTAGGTACGACGCATAGGTACATATTTTCGAGTTACTTCCATGCGAAAGATGTCGCAAATGACGCCGTAACTGGCGGTACGCGAAAATAATTGACTAGGCATTgtcttttttcttctcttgaaCTCTAATGTCTGATTCAGGTTCTTGTAGAATAGATAAAGAGACATGGagaggtcttgaagaattttaaatgcaaattttttccaacgttttggtatatttatgcaccatcatcagggcttttttttggaaatttgtatTCATTTGCGTTTATTTTATTAACGAATATAAATTATTGCATCAAAGTCCAGATGATGGTGTGTAAATATACCAAAACGCTGGCAAAATTTTgcgtttaaaattattcaatacatATAGGTACTCCAAGACATTGAATCGACAGAAGGCATTAGCGAGAAAATATGGTATTATCTCCGTAAATTTTACTATTAGGCATTATTGGAAACTTTTCCTTGAATATCCAGATAGTATCTTATCCGTCTCACGTCTTaattagaaaacaaaattaaccttgagtcaaattaattatttgttagaTACTCGATGAAAGAGTGCTTTGAAAAAGGGACCGTATTCATTCATAAATGAGCAAAGAAGCTGGTTTTCCCAAATAAACAtggaaaatgtgcaattataatatcttgatatattaaaataaaaggtacCTACACCTTTGCACTGTTAAATAATGCGTAAGACCCGTTTCGTCTCACAGAGCCACCATCTGGTACAAGATGGCTCAATAagccgaaacgcgtcatacgcattaaataattgtgcaaAAGCGCAgctgccttttatttcaatatgtcgaattTCCACTATACCACGCCTGAATTgacacaataattttaattttgttataacttaattattataagCTTTGTTTTTTTGTGTAACTTGCTATGACGCACAGGTAAATATTTTTGGGCATACATAGGTATATGTTATAGGCATAGATATGGGTAAATATTGTAGACATGTTTCGGATCTGAACTTGTATTCTATTTTGCGTAAAAATGATCAATGTTGGTCATAAGAGATGCCCATGAAGCTTCTACTCCGTCTAAATCCTTTTGAAAAGACTTAATACTACTCCTGAACAGgagttgtacgcagtaaaaatcaACCTCAAAATGGCTTTCTTCCCTCGTGAGTGTTTTATAAGCGTTAAAAACAATGGCGACATATGTAAAACCTTCTACGCGAGAGAGGACGAAAACGTGATTTTTTCCATCCGTCGGaaacagacacattttcagcGAGCGTCGCTTATTTACGTCGCAGTATGCCGTCCATTTATTTTTACTCATCCCCAGTCTTCTTGACGTTTGTGTATATCTTTCGCCTTGATATTCCTAACACATGCGTCATGCACGGTCTGTGTCGGAGAGAAAAGCACGAGATGGACAGAATCATGCTGGAACATACTGGGAATTGAACAAAATCAATTGTAGACGGGTTTATCATGCAAAAGTTCATGTCTTATGCCGAGAAAAGCAATTCAGTTGCACAGCTGCAACTGTTGGCAACTTAACTGCTTTGGCTCTGAACTATTATTCTTATATTTATTCTCGAAAGTGATCAATTTTGGTTACAAGAGAAGCTCATGAAGCTTGTAATATATCTTGATAG containing:
- the LOC124164950 gene encoding putative protein TPRXL: MGDSGEWRAHRPAGGSSTHILRALGRRLRDRSGSVDVLLLSNGGGANSRHAAAATLAAAAAAAAALASGGDLAEVTRTLRRKVQEQQEQKQQQQQQQEAEEEAEREEEADECRDGDDEEAEGDSEEEEDEKEAEEREAEEERRGWRRSRGGNSPRQSSVSAHLAKLLDFRRSSPLSSESCSPTSGGGGGGYGRRGGGGGKEAGGEQQPPTSPNGGSGGESSSSGSSSSGGGGGHRHHHHHHHHRRRESASASLRKVLQSLSLYSGGNGNGGGGGVEDDSRCTSCTDGDGTSSSSSSSSSSSSSSSSSNSSSSGNVLQEDVRTLRPVHHKKQKSAPLIANNQSNSSSSSSRKRILRTPPTYTYVRGFSGLPTQRIATRRCPRGIRPPCCSRHPQHFPPPPTPLPTSYRPSLIKSIADFDR